A single genomic interval of Roseomonas aeriglobus harbors:
- the rplF gene encoding 50S ribosomal protein L6, with protein sequence MSRIGKKPVPVPAGVTASIDGRKLNVKGPKGTLSLDLRDEITYDVQDGGISVQPANDSKAARAFWGMQRTMVQNLVTGVTEGFSKKLLITGVGYRANAQGKKLKLQLGYSHDVDLDVPEGIEVKTPDQTTVEISGSDKQAVGQFAAEIRRWRKPEPYKGKGIKYDGEFIFRKEGKKK encoded by the coding sequence ATGAGCCGCATCGGCAAGAAGCCGGTTCCCGTACCGGCAGGCGTCACCGCCTCGATCGACGGCCGCAAGCTGAACGTGAAGGGGCCCAAGGGCACCCTCTCGCTCGATCTGCGTGACGAGATCACCTACGACGTCCAGGATGGCGGCATTTCGGTGCAGCCGGCCAACGACAGCAAGGCTGCGCGTGCCTTCTGGGGCATGCAGCGTACGATGGTGCAGAACCTGGTGACCGGCGTGACCGAGGGCTTCTCGAAGAAGCTGCTCATCACCGGCGTCGGCTACCGCGCCAATGCGCAGGGCAAGAAGCTGAAGCTGCAGCTGGGCTATTCGCACGACGTCGATCTCGACGTGCCGGAAGGCATCGAGGTCAAGACGCCGGATCAGACCACGGTCGAGATCTCGGGGTCGGACAAGCAGGCGGTCGGCCAGTTCGCCGCGGAAATCCGTCGCTGGCGTAAGCCTGAGCCCTACAAGGGCAAGGGCATCAAGTACGACGGCGAGTTCATCTTCCGCAAGGAAGGGAAGAAGAAGTAA
- the rpsH gene encoding 30S ribosomal protein S8 — protein sequence MALTDPLGDMLTRIRNGQRARKDSVLTPGSKLRQRVLDVLQREGYIRGYSEEQMGPAAGIRIELKYFEGQPAIKHVARVSKPGRRVYSGSTELPRVRNGLGITIVSTPNGVLSDAEAREQNVGGEVLAEVF from the coding sequence ATGGCATTGACCGATCCCCTGGGTGATATGCTCACCCGCATCCGCAACGGCCAGCGCGCTCGCAAGGACAGCGTGCTGACCCCGGGTTCGAAGCTGCGCCAGCGCGTGCTCGATGTGCTCCAGCGCGAAGGCTACATCCGTGGCTACAGCGAAGAGCAGATGGGCCCCGCCGCCGGCATCCGCATCGAACTGAAGTATTTCGAAGGCCAGCCGGCGATCAAGCACGTCGCGCGTGTCTCGAAGCCGGGCCGCCGCGTCTATTCGGGTTCGACCGAACTGCCGCGCGTCCGCAACGGCCTCGGCATCACGATCGTCTCGACGCCGAACGGCGTTCTCTCCGACGCGGAAGCGCGTGAGCAGAACGTCGGCGGCGAAGTGCTGGCGGAGGTGTTCTGA
- the rpsN gene encoding 30S ribosomal protein S14, with the protein MAKLSSINKNEKRKLLVKKYAGKYAKLKATANDESLDETERLIARLKMAEIPRNGNPTRIRNRCELTGRPRAYYRKFRLARVMLRELANKGQIPGLTKSSW; encoded by the coding sequence ATGGCGAAACTGAGTTCGATCAACAAGAACGAGAAGCGCAAGCTGCTGGTGAAGAAGTACGCCGGCAAGTATGCGAAGCTCAAGGCGACCGCGAACGACGAAAGTCTCGACGAGACCGAGCGTCTGATCGCCCGCCTGAAGATGGCGGAGATCCCGCGCAACGGTAACCCGACGCGCATCCGCAATCGCTGCGAGCTGACCGGGCGCCCGCGCGCCTATTACCGCAAGTTCCGCCTCGCCCGTGTGATGCTGCGCGAACTGGCCAACAAGGGCCAGATCCCGGGTCTCACGAAGTCGAGCTGGTAA
- the rplE gene encoding 50S ribosomal protein L5, translating into MADSYKPRLRKQYDDSIAAAMQAKFGYKNPLEVPRLDKIVINMGVGEATQDKKKVDQAASEMEKIAGQKPVITKAKKSIAQFRLREGMPIGVKVTLRRERMYEFLDRLVTIAMPRIRDFRGLNPKSFDGRGNYAMGLKEQLIFPEISYDSVDKIRGMDIIVTTTAKTDEEARELLRLFGFPFIGMVGDQAEKQAA; encoded by the coding sequence ATGGCTGATTCGTACAAGCCGCGCCTGCGCAAGCAGTATGACGACAGCATCGCCGCGGCGATGCAGGCCAAGTTCGGGTACAAGAACCCGCTCGAAGTGCCGCGTCTCGACAAGATCGTGATCAACATGGGCGTCGGCGAGGCGACCCAGGACAAGAAGAAGGTCGACCAGGCTGCCTCCGAGATGGAGAAGATCGCCGGCCAGAAGCCTGTCATCACCAAGGCGAAGAAGTCGATCGCGCAGTTCCGTCTGCGTGAAGGCATGCCGATCGGCGTGAAGGTCACCCTTCGCCGCGAGCGCATGTACGAATTCCTCGATCGTCTCGTGACGATCGCGATGCCGCGTATCCGAGATTTCCGCGGGCTGAACCCCAAATCGTTCGACGGCCGCGGCAATTATGCGATGGGTCTGAAGGAACAGCTGATCTTCCCGGAAATCAGCTACGACAGCGTGGACAAGATCCGCGGCATGGACATCATCGTGACCACCACCGCGAAGACCGACGAGGAAGCGCGCGAGCTGCTCCGTCTGTTCGGCTTCCCCTTCATCGGCATGGTCGGCGACCAGGCCGAGAAGCAAGCGGCATAA
- the rplX gene encoding 50S ribosomal protein L24, with protein MAAAKIKKGDRVIVLSGKDKGKTGEVTASHPKDGKVTVAGVNIAVRHTKPTQGDPQGGLKRSEAPLHISKVAHVTADGKPTRVRFETKDGKKVRVAVKTGEAING; from the coding sequence ATGGCTGCCGCGAAGATCAAGAAGGGTGATCGCGTCATCGTCCTGTCCGGCAAGGACAAGGGCAAGACCGGTGAAGTCACCGCTTCGCATCCGAAGGACGGCAAGGTCACTGTGGCCGGCGTGAACATCGCCGTGCGCCACACCAAGCCGACCCAGGGCGACCCGCAGGGTGGCCTGAAGCGTTCGGAAGCGCCGCTGCACATCTCGAAGGTCGCGCACGTAACCGCCGACGGCAAGCCGACGCGCGTCCGTTTCGAGACCAAGGACGGCAAGAAGGTCCGCGTGGCCGTGAAGACCGGGGAGGCGATCAATGGCTGA
- the rplN gene encoding 50S ribosomal protein L14: MIQMQSNLDVADNSGAKRVQCIKVLGGSKRRFAGVGDVIVVSIKEAAPRGKVKKGDVHRAVIVRTAKDVRRADGSVIRFDGNAAVLVNKNEEPIGTRIFGPVVRELRTKGFMKIISLAPEVL; encoded by the coding sequence ATGATCCAGATGCAGTCCAATCTCGACGTCGCTGACAACAGCGGCGCGAAGCGGGTGCAGTGCATCAAGGTGCTCGGCGGGTCGAAGCGTCGCTTCGCCGGCGTGGGCGACGTCATCGTCGTCAGCATCAAGGAAGCCGCACCGCGTGGCAAGGTGAAGAAGGGTGACGTGCACCGCGCCGTCATCGTCCGCACTGCCAAGGACGTTCGCCGGGCCGATGGCTCGGTCATTCGCTTCGACGGCAACGCCGCCGTCCTGGTCAACAAGAACGAGGAGCCGATCGGCACCCGTATCTTTGGCCCGGTCGTCCGCGAACTGCGCACGAAGGGTTTCATGAAGATCATCTCGCTCGCGCCGGAGGTGCTGTAA
- the rpsQ gene encoding 30S ribosomal protein S17 produces the protein MPKRVLTGVIVSDKTDKTVVVNVERKVKHPLYGKIIRRSKKYHAHDEGNEYKQGETVRIEETAPISKLKTWKVVERVNTHATPERVELSGEEAAAA, from the coding sequence ATGCCGAAGCGCGTGCTGACCGGGGTGATCGTCTCGGACAAGACCGACAAGACGGTGGTTGTGAACGTGGAGCGCAAGGTCAAGCACCCGCTCTACGGCAAGATCATCCGCCGCTCGAAGAAGTATCATGCCCATGACGAGGGCAATGAATACAAGCAGGGCGAGACCGTGCGCATCGAAGAGACCGCGCCGATCTCGAAGCTGAAGACGTGGAAGGTCGTCGAGCGGGTCAACACCCACGCGACCCCGGAACGCGTCGAGCTGTCCGGCGAGGAAGCGGCAGCGGCATAA
- the rpmC gene encoding 50S ribosomal protein L29 produces MTKATDLRANSDDQLNEQLGQLKREQFNLRFQAATSQLEKPSRVREVRRDIARIKTLQAQRAAAAK; encoded by the coding sequence ATGACGAAGGCAACCGATCTTCGCGCCAACAGCGACGATCAGCTGAACGAGCAGCTGGGCCAGCTGAAGCGCGAGCAGTTCAACCTGCGCTTCCAGGCGGCGACCAGCCAGCTCGAGAAGCCGAGCCGCGTCCGCGAAGTCCGTCGCGACATCGCACGCATCAAGACCCTGCAGGCGCAGCGCGCCGCAGCGGCCAAGTAA
- the rplP gene encoding 50S ribosomal protein L16, translated as MLQPKKTKFRKQFKGRIHGVAKGGTDLNFGSYGLKAMEPERITARQIEAARRAITRHIKRQGRLWIRIFPDVAVSSKPAEVRMGSGKGAPEYWAARVKPGRILFELDGVAGPLAAEAFERAAMKLPIKTKVVARLGDTSHLEG; from the coding sequence ATGCTGCAACCTAAGAAGACCAAGTTCCGCAAGCAGTTCAAGGGGCGCATCCATGGTGTGGCCAAGGGCGGCACGGACCTGAACTTCGGCTCGTACGGGCTGAAGGCGATGGAGCCGGAGCGGATCACCGCACGCCAGATCGAAGCGGCGCGCCGCGCGATCACGCGTCACATCAAGCGCCAGGGTCGCCTCTGGATCCGCATCTTCCCGGACGTCGCGGTGTCGTCGAAGCCGGCCGAAGTCCGCATGGGCTCGGGCAAGGGTGCGCCGGAATATTGGGCCGCGCGCGTCAAGCCGGGCCGCATCCTGTTCGAACTGGACGGCGTGGCGGGTCCGCTCGCTGCCGAAGCGTTCGAGCGTGCGGCCATGAAGCTGCCGATCAAGACCAAGGTCGTCGCGCGCCTCGGCGACACGTCGCACCTGGAAGGATAA
- the rpsC gene encoding 30S ribosomal protein S3, which yields MGHKSNPIGLRLQINRTWDSRWFAEGADYGRLLLEDLKIRQYILKTLPQAAISKVVIERPAKLARISIYAARPGVIIGKKGSDIEKLRKTLNGMTSSEVSLNIVEIRKPEIDAKLVAQGIADQLERRIAFRRAMKRAVQSAMRLGADGIKVMCGGRLGGAEIARTESYREGRVPLHTLRAHIDYAEAQAHTAYGVCGVKVWVFKGEILGHDPLAQERLMMEAQTSGVRPMRDDRRN from the coding sequence ATGGGTCACAAGAGCAACCCGATCGGTCTGCGTCTGCAGATCAACCGCACCTGGGATAGCCGCTGGTTCGCAGAAGGCGCCGATTACGGCCGTCTGCTGCTCGAGGATCTGAAGATCCGCCAGTACATCCTGAAGACGCTGCCGCAGGCCGCGATCTCGAAGGTGGTCATCGAGCGTCCGGCGAAGCTCGCCCGCATCTCGATCTATGCCGCTCGTCCGGGCGTCATCATCGGCAAGAAGGGCAGCGACATCGAGAAGCTGCGCAAGACGCTGAACGGCATGACCTCTTCGGAAGTCTCGCTGAATATCGTCGAGATCCGCAAGCCCGAGATCGACGCCAAGCTCGTCGCGCAGGGCATTGCCGACCAGCTGGAGCGTCGTATCGCGTTCCGTCGCGCCATGAAGCGCGCGGTGCAGTCGGCGATGCGCCTGGGTGCCGATGGCATCAAGGTGATGTGCGGTGGCCGTCTCGGCGGCGCGGAAATCGCCCGCACTGAGAGCTATCGCGAAGGCCGCGTGCCGCTGCACACGCTGCGTGCGCACATCGACTATGCAGAGGCCCAGGCGCACACCGCCTACGGCGTCTGCGGCGTGAAGGTCTGGGTCTTCAAGGGTGAGATCCTGGGCCATGATCCGCTCGCGCAGGAGCGGCTGATGATGGAAGCGCAGACTTCGGGCGTTCGCCCGATGCGCGACGATCGCCGGAACTGA
- the rplV gene encoding 50S ribosomal protein L22, translating into MSKPAAGRRVGDKEALSVGTQIRGSAQKLNLVAGLIRGRKVGDALNILAFSKKAMAVDARKVLASAIANAENNHNLDVDALVVAEASVGKSITMKRFATRGRGKSTRILKPFSRLRIVVREQEEA; encoded by the coding sequence ATGAGCAAGCCAGCAGCAGGTCGCCGCGTGGGCGACAAGGAAGCGCTGTCGGTCGGCACGCAGATCCGTGGTTCGGCCCAGAAGCTGAACCTGGTCGCGGGCCTCATCCGTGGCCGCAAGGTCGGTGACGCGCTGAACATCCTCGCTTTCTCGAAGAAGGCGATGGCGGTCGACGCGCGCAAGGTGCTGGCCTCGGCCATCGCCAATGCCGAGAACAACCACAACCTCGACGTCGACGCGCTCGTCGTCGCCGAGGCCTCGGTCGGCAAGTCGATCACCATGAAGCGCTTCGCGACGCGCGGCCGTGGCAAGTCCACCCGCATCCTGAAGCCGTTCAGCCGTCTGCGCATCGTCGTGCGCGAGCAGGAAGAAGCGTAA
- the rpsS gene encoding 30S ribosomal protein S19, which produces MARSVWKGPFVDLNLLKKAEAAQDQGTRAGAIKTWSRRSTILPQFVGLTFSVYNGRKHVPVSVNEDMVGMKLGEFAPTRYFPGHAADKKGKR; this is translated from the coding sequence ATGGCTCGCTCCGTATGGAAGGGTCCGTTCGTGGACCTGAACCTTCTGAAGAAGGCCGAAGCCGCTCAGGACCAGGGCACCCGCGCGGGTGCGATCAAGACCTGGTCGCGTCGTTCCACCATCCTGCCGCAGTTCGTCGGCCTGACCTTCAGCGTCTACAACGGCCGCAAGCACGTGCCGGTGTCGGTGAACGAAGACATGGTCGGCATGAAGCTCGGTGAGTTCGCGCCGACCCGGTACTTCCCGGGCCACGCCGCCGACAAGAAGGGCAAGCGCTAA
- the rplB gene encoding 50S ribosomal protein L2, with the protein MALKNYNPTSPGVRGLILVDRSALWKGRPVKALTEGKTKTGGRNNKGHVTSRGIAGGHKQRYRIIDFKRRLWDVEGTVERIEYDPNRTAFIALVSYGEGQQAYIIAPQRLGVGDKVIAGKKTDVKPGNAMELGSVPVGTIVHNVEMKPGKGGQIARSAGTYVQVVGRDRGMVIVRLNSGEQRYIHANCMATIGAVSNPDNQNQNLGKAGRNRWLGKRPLTRGVAKNPVDHPHGGGEGRTSGGRHPVTPWGKPTKGARTRHNKATDKMIIRSRHARKK; encoded by the coding sequence ATGGCACTTAAGAACTACAACCCCACTTCGCCCGGCGTCCGCGGCCTGATCCTGGTCGACCGCTCGGCGCTGTGGAAGGGCCGTCCGGTCAAGGCTCTCACCGAGGGCAAGACCAAGACGGGTGGCCGTAACAACAAGGGCCATGTGACGTCGCGCGGTATCGCCGGCGGCCACAAGCAGCGCTATCGCATCATCGACTTCAAGCGTCGCCTCTGGGACGTCGAAGGCACGGTCGAGCGGATCGAATATGATCCCAACCGCACCGCCTTCATCGCGCTCGTGTCGTACGGCGAAGGTCAGCAGGCCTATATCATCGCTCCGCAGCGCCTCGGCGTTGGCGACAAGGTGATCGCGGGCAAGAAGACCGACGTGAAGCCGGGCAACGCAATGGAGCTGGGCTCGGTGCCGGTCGGCACGATCGTCCACAACGTCGAGATGAAGCCGGGCAAGGGCGGTCAGATCGCCCGTTCGGCAGGCACCTACGTCCAGGTCGTCGGTCGTGACCGCGGCATGGTCATCGTCCGTCTGAACTCGGGCGAGCAGCGCTACATCCACGCCAATTGCATGGCGACGATCGGCGCGGTGTCGAACCCCGACAACCAGAACCAGAACCTCGGCAAGGCCGGCCGCAATCGCTGGCTCGGCAAGCGCCCGCTGACCCGCGGCGTCGCCAAGAACCCGGTCGACCACCCGCACGGCGGTGGTGAAGGCCGGACCTCGGGCGGCCGTCACCCGGTCACCCCGTGGGGCAAGCCGACGAAGGGTGCGCGCACCCGTCACAACAAGGCGACGGACAAGATGATCATCCGCAGCCGCCACGCGAGGAAGAAGTAA
- a CDS encoding 50S ribosomal protein L23: MAKPQKQAVANRHYDVILAPHITEKSTLVSEANAVVFKVANDASKPEIKAAVEALFNVTVTGVNTLVQKGKTKRWKGTPYSRSDMKKAIVTLKDGDSIDVTTGI, translated from the coding sequence ATGGCTAAGCCGCAGAAGCAGGCGGTCGCGAACCGCCACTACGACGTCATCCTGGCGCCGCATATCACCGAAAAGTCGACGCTGGTCAGCGAGGCGAATGCGGTGGTGTTCAAGGTCGCCAACGACGCATCGAAGCCGGAAATCAAGGCTGCCGTCGAGGCGCTGTTCAACGTGACCGTCACGGGCGTGAACACGCTGGTCCAGAAGGGCAAGACGAAGCGCTGGAAGGGCACGCCCTACAGCCGCAGCGACATGAAGAAGGCGATTGTCACGCTGAAGGACGGCGACTCGATCGACGTCACCACGGGGATCTGA
- the rplD gene encoding 50S ribosomal protein L4: MKVKVQSFAGTNAADVELNDEVFGLEPRADILHRVVTWQLEKRRATARGTRERADVARSGKKLGRQKGGGTARHGDRRAPVFIGGGKAHGARVRDFNPSLNKKIRALGLKMALSSHAKAGTLVVMDNLSVDGNKTKTLKGDLTKLGFGKTALVIDGDTIDTSFALAAGNLRQVNVLPAMGANVYDILKHDTLVLTRAAVEKLEARFNG; the protein is encoded by the coding sequence GTGAAGGTCAAGGTTCAATCCTTCGCCGGGACCAACGCTGCAGACGTCGAGCTGAACGACGAGGTCTTTGGCCTCGAGCCGCGCGCCGACATTCTGCACCGCGTCGTCACCTGGCAGCTCGAAAAGCGTCGTGCGACCGCACGCGGCACGCGTGAGCGCGCTGACGTTGCGCGTTCGGGCAAGAAGCTCGGTCGTCAGAAGGGCGGCGGTACGGCACGTCACGGCGATCGCCGCGCTCCGGTGTTCATCGGCGGTGGTAAGGCGCACGGTGCCCGTGTTCGCGACTTCAATCCGTCGCTGAACAAGAAGATCCGCGCTCTGGGTCTGAAGATGGCGCTGTCGAGCCATGCCAAGGCCGGTACGCTGGTCGTCATGGACAACCTGAGCGTCGACGGCAACAAGACAAAGACGCTGAAGGGCGATCTGACGAAGCTGGGCTTCGGCAAGACCGCGCTGGTCATCGACGGCGACACGATCGACACCAGCTTCGCGCTGGCGGCGGGCAACCTGCGTCAGGTCAACGTCCTGCCGGCGATGGGCGCCAACGTGTACGACATCCTGAAGCATGACACGCTGGTGCTGACCCGCGCCGCTGTCGAAAAGCTGGAGGCGCGCTTCAATGGCTAA
- the rplC gene encoding 50S ribosomal protein L3, which translates to MRTGVIAKKLGMTRLFQDDGRHVPVTVLQLDGLQVVARKENDRDGYVAVQLGAGSAKAKNVAKPQRGMFGKAEVEPKAILAEFRVTEDNLLDVGAEISAEHYVAGQMVDVQGTTQGKGFAGAMKRWGFGGLRATHGVSVSHRSHGSTGNRQDPGRVFKNKKMAGHMGARTRTQQNLEIVSTDAERGLIFVKGSVPGSKGGWLLVKDSVKLKPHADAPRPAGLKQAANSNTADAAPATPATDGQEG; encoded by the coding sequence ATGCGCACAGGCGTGATCGCGAAGAAGTTGGGCATGACCCGGCTGTTTCAGGACGATGGGCGCCACGTGCCCGTGACCGTCCTGCAGCTCGATGGTCTCCAGGTCGTCGCACGCAAGGAAAACGACCGTGACGGGTATGTCGCGGTGCAGCTGGGCGCGGGCAGCGCCAAGGCCAAGAACGTCGCCAAGCCGCAGCGCGGCATGTTCGGCAAGGCCGAGGTCGAGCCCAAGGCGATCCTGGCGGAATTCCGCGTGACCGAGGATAACCTGCTCGACGTCGGTGCCGAGATTTCGGCAGAACATTATGTCGCTGGCCAGATGGTCGACGTCCAGGGCACGACCCAGGGCAAGGGCTTCGCCGGCGCCATGAAGCGCTGGGGCTTCGGCGGTCTGCGCGCCACGCACGGCGTGTCGGTGTCGCACCGTTCGCACGGTTCGACCGGTAACCGCCAGGACCCGGGTCGCGTCTTCAAGAACAAGAAGATGGCCGGCCACATGGGCGCCCGCACCCGCACCCAGCAGAACCTCGAGATCGTCTCGACGGACGCAGAGCGCGGCCTGATCTTCGTGAAGGGCTCGGTGCCCGGCTCGAAGGGTGGCTGGCTGCTCGTCAAGGATTCGGTCAAGCTGAAGCCGCATGCCGACGCGCCGCGTCCGGCGGGGCTCAAGCAGGCTGCCAATAGCAACACCGCTGACGCTGCTCCGGCAACGCCCGCGACCGACGGCCAGGAGGGCTGA
- the rpsJ gene encoding 30S ribosomal protein S10 codes for MDNNIRIRLKAFDHRVLDAATGEIADTARRTGALIRGPIPLPTKIEKFTVNRGPHIDKKSREQFEVRTYKRMLDIVQPTANTVDALMKLDLAAGVDVEIKLA; via the coding sequence ATGGACAACAATATCCGCATTCGTCTGAAGGCGTTCGACCATCGCGTGCTCGATGCCGCGACCGGCGAGATCGCCGACACCGCGCGCCGCACCGGCGCCCTGATCCGTGGCCCGATTCCGCTTCCGACCAAGATCGAGAAGTTCACGGTCAACCGTGGCCCCCACATCGACAAGAAGAGCCGCGAGCAGTTCGAGGTGCGCACCTACAAGCGCATGCTCGACATCGTGCAGCCGACCGCCAACACGGTCGATGCGCTGATGAAGCTCGACCTAGCGGCCGGCGTCGACGTCGAAATCAAACTGGCTTAA
- the tuf gene encoding elongation factor Tu: MAKAKFERNKPHLNIGTIGHVDHGKTSLTAAITKVLAENVAGNAAVDFANIDKAPEERERGITISTAHVEYETANRHYAHVDCPGHADYVKNMITGAAQMDGAILVVAATDGPMPQTKEHILLARQVGVPTMVVFLNKCDLVDDEEILELVEMEVREELSKREFDGDNIPIIRGSATAALNGTDDKLGKDAVLALMAAVDESIPQPERPLDKPFMMPIEDVFSISGRGTVVTGRVETGVVKVGEEVEIVGIQEAVRKTTVTGVEMFRKLLDQGEAGDNIGALIRGVGRDEVERGQVLAKPGSIKPHTDFKSSVYVLSKDEGGRHTPFFANYRPQFYFRTTDVTGTIELPEGTEMVMPGDEVALGVKLIAPIAMDVGQRFTIREGGRTVGAGVVATIEK; encoded by the coding sequence ATGGCCAAGGCAAAATTCGAGCGGAACAAGCCGCACCTGAACATCGGCACCATCGGTCACGTCGACCATGGCAAGACCTCGCTGACCGCCGCGATCACCAAGGTGCTCGCCGAGAACGTCGCCGGCAACGCCGCCGTCGACTTCGCGAACATCGACAAGGCTCCGGAAGAGCGTGAGCGCGGCATCACCATCTCGACCGCGCACGTCGAGTATGAGACGGCCAACCGTCACTATGCGCACGTCGACTGCCCGGGCCACGCCGACTATGTGAAGAACATGATCACCGGCGCGGCGCAGATGGACGGCGCGATCCTGGTGGTTGCCGCGACCGACGGCCCGATGCCGCAGACGAAGGAGCACATCCTGCTCGCCCGTCAGGTCGGCGTGCCGACGATGGTCGTCTTCCTCAACAAGTGCGACCTGGTCGACGACGAGGAAATCCTCGAGCTGGTCGAAATGGAAGTCCGTGAAGAACTCAGCAAGCGCGAGTTCGACGGCGACAACATTCCGATCATCCGTGGTTCGGCGACCGCCGCGCTCAACGGCACCGACGACAAGCTGGGCAAGGACGCCGTCCTGGCGCTCATGGCCGCCGTCGACGAGTCGATCCCGCAGCCGGAGCGTCCGCTCGACAAGCCGTTCATGATGCCGATCGAAGACGTGTTCTCGATCTCGGGTCGCGGCACCGTCGTGACCGGCCGCGTCGAGACCGGCGTGGTCAAGGTCGGCGAAGAAGTCGAAATCGTCGGCATCCAGGAAGCCGTCCGCAAGACCACCGTCACGGGCGTCGAAATGTTCCGCAAGCTGCTCGATCAGGGTGAAGCCGGCGACAACATCGGCGCGCTGATCCGCGGCGTCGGCCGTGATGAAGTCGAGCGTGGCCAGGTTCTGGCCAAGCCGGGTTCGATCAAGCCGCACACCGACTTCAAGTCGTCGGTCTACGTGCTGTCGAAGGACGAAGGTGGCCGTCACACGCCGTTCTTCGCCAACTACCGTCCGCAGTTCTACTTCCGTACCACGGACGTGACCGGCACGATCGAGCTGCCGGAAGGCACGGAGATGGTCATGCCGGGCGACGAAGTCGCTCTGGGCGTTAAGCTGATCGCGCCGATCGCTATGGACGTCGGCCAGCGCTTCACGATCCGCGAAGGCGGCCGCACCGTCGGTGCAGGCGTCGTGGCGACGATCGAGAAGTAA